The DNA region ACACCATGATCTGATGCTCAAAGTGGAGCAGAGACAGTCAAACCGGAAAATATCTCAGGGGTTAATGTCCTGGTTAATGCCAAGTCAATGAGTGAGGGTTTCCCGGGCAGTCCATCTGGAAACCTGTTTGGTGAAGTGACCGTTTAGTATTGTGCACATTGAAGTCGTCCACTATTAGGCTGAGTTATAATTATGTTCTATAGCAACGTTAAAATGCCTCCTCgaaatgatacaaaactgtacatgtCTGCATTTGGTTTATGGCAGATACAGGCaagtaacatttttacatgGTCTAAGCAAATTGTAAAAAAAGAGGTTTTTCAAAGTTCTTCTGTTCTAAATTCACATGTCGTTTATACTTCATACAACTACACACGTGCACAACCAGAACCGGCCTTTCCAAACCACGTCATATCCATCTAAAGTGAATATCACATCAGGCAGTGCAGTGCGTAAAAATGTctcagaaacaaacacaacactggTTCATGCAACAAAATGTGAAACGACAGGTCACCAAAGTTCACATAAAGGTCTCTAATACTGGTGAAGattatgttttttgtcagtGATTGCTTGATTTCTGTGAAGCGATTTACGAAGGCGGGACACGAGGGGCTGTCCACCGCCTGCGTCCCACTACAGTTGCAATATTTCGGATTACTCGTACAGGGACGTGCGTGATTAGAGTCGCTGGAGCCGCAGTGAACGCaggacaataaaaacagctgcaaATGAATAAAGACGAGACAGAAAAGCGACTCTTTGGATAATTCCAGCGAAGCAATAGCAtctcagtgcatctttaaagcagATTTgaaaggagaggcagaggataTTTGGGTTGAATGTTGGATCTTTTTTTGCAAAACATAAAATTTCCCTCTTTTTGTGGTGCATTTATTGAGTTTCAGAGcaaaataaatgttcaaattccAACATGCACTTGTCAAGAACAGCATCTTTACTCTTTCCATTTCATCTGGAGAGAATATCCAGTGCTGTCAGGGCTCCGTACCTGGGATGCGTGGGCCCTTGAGTGGGTTGGACAGTGCCATGCCGATCTCTGTCATGCCGTATCGTTCGAGCAGCGTGTGCCCGGTAATCTCCTCCCAGCGCCGCAGAGTGGGAAGAGGCAGAGCCGCCGAGCCACACACCATCAGCCTGGACATCAGAGACAAGAAAAGTAACCACTGGGTATGTGATAATAGAGGGAACGGAGGTGCACTTAAATTATATAGACTTTGGGTTAtctttgtgcaaaaaaaaaaaaaaaaaaaaactgctttaaaatggaacaaaaaaagtcaaagttgtgattaattgttcaaaaacaaaactgaaactgcaCAAGTAAAGAAATTTATATAAGAAAGGAAAGGAATATATCGTTATTCTGATACTAAattagaattattattttttttagattaaacAGGCtgttagtcttggtcaggacaacTTTAACTAGAAGATTTTGCCAACagtgcatgttttggattgatGGGAATCTGAGCTCACCTCGCAGCAAGAAGATGTCAGCCTCCACATAGTTTGAGTACTACAGTCCTggatgtaccacagtttgagtactacagtcctagatgtaccacagtttgaataCTACCAGTCCTagatgtaccacagtttgagtactacagtcctagatgtaccacagtttgagtactacagtcctagatgtaccacagtttgagtactacagtCCTAGATGTACTacagtttgagtactacagtCCTAGATGTACTacagtttgagtactacagtcctagatgtaccacagtttgagtactacagtcctagatgtaccacagtttgagtaCTACCAGTCCTagatgtaccacagtttgagtactacagtcctagatgtaccacagtttgagtaCTACCAGTCCTAGATGTACCACAGTTTCACATCATTAATGAGTGATATTTCATAAAATAACATCAAACACAGATGAATCACCTTGTACTCGGTCTCTGGAGTCTTTTATGTCTTTGTAGCATATTTGATATTGATTATGAGCTTGTACCTGATCCTCTCCTTGCAGACGGCTTTGACAAAGTCCCTGACATGAGATTGTGTGAAGTGCTGGTCATAATACTGGATGAGTTTGGAGTAGATGGTCGGTACGGCCATGAACACATTCACCCGCGGGGCCTTGGAGCTGAGCAGCCTCTCCCACACCTgcagcacacacagacacgccgAGCTTATGAAATGAGCTGTAATAGACACAAGTAAGCACTAAAATATAAAGACAAACAATCCTCTCAAACAGAATGGCTGTTTTCAATGCTCTGCCAATCACAAATCGTCCATAGCTGCTGTACATCAGAGGTTTACTaaagtcaaaaataaataattcaatagTTTAAtgggaaaatatatatttttatattttcaaatatGTCTGTCATTTATACCATGAATGTTATTTTTAGCTGTGGGGAACAATAAAATATCTATCTTAGGTCTTAAATATGTACAAACAAATTACTTTATCAAACCAACTCTAAATGAATacagaaatgtgtgtttttgaagtgaAATCTGGACAGCAATGCTCATATAAAAGCTGTCAAACCTTTGCTgaaaagcaaaggaaagagcCAAGATTTGTAAAGGTCAGAGAGAAGAAAACCCAGAGTGCTGTAGGGCCCTGAACGGACACTTGTGACAAATGTGTCTGCAGCTGAAGGAGCCACTTCTGCCTCCACATCACACATGTCTTTACAGCTTATGCACAGAAACATACAAGTGATGCTCatgtaaaaatactgttttaatTAAGCATTCAAGGATAATAGTGCACTGAAATATCTGCCCCGCCCTTCACTGTGCAGTCAAAGTCAGTGTTTCAGATGTGAGCTCACAAAACAAACTGATATGAGATGTTAAAGTTTGTAAAGCATTTCTAACCTAatctatagtttttttttttatattatcttaacaacacaatacaacacaaatcaatttatttttgcacatgCTATGTGCAATTATGCAAAAATGTGTATTCAACCATGCACCTCCCGTTTGTGATGTGCGGTTAGAGCTGAGCAGTGAGCAATTAATCAATCTTCAGTCATTAACTGCAGCTTGGAGCAGGTTTGGAGAAACAAATGGACTTTTTTGGTATGATatgattttcttctttttttcttcaagaaattaaaactgaaaaaaaacatttgattttttttttttttttcatctcatTGGAGTCTGGCTCTACGGCAGGAAACCATGAAGAGGCTGGATGAATTAAGTGGAGGTGAAAGTCTTTTCAGAGTCTGGTCTGAACCCCCGGAGAGACCAACGCTTTTCCTCCGCGCTCCGTCTACGTACCCTGAGTATACCTCTACTCTCAAACCTCCTCTTACCTCCCAACTGCTCTTTTTCAGTTGCTGCTTTCATCTCTTGACCCTAtgtctcctcatcttcctcctctgcctcttgtCCCATCTCATATTCACTTACCCCCCGCTCTCAATTTCGTAATTTCCTGCTTGACTGCCTCAGCTTCTGTCTCTCACAtagaaaaacacacacgcaGCCTATACTCATTCCTCTCACATACCACCACATCCTTCTTAATGTATGGCCAATTTCCAAACTTCTCCTTTGAGTCACCTCTTTCTATACACATCTATTATCCATTCTGTGCACTCTATTAAAGTCTGCTGTTCCATCGTCTacatttaataaacaaacaaagcaaaataaatgGGCAGGAAATATAATTAAACTTGACAAGAGTCCAATCATCCTCCCCAGAACTATTACTCACAATAAAATTATAAGACGATCTGAAATGTTTGCCTGCACCTGTACGCAGAATATAAAGAAGAGAAAAGGGGTTATTAAGTGAGCATGGCCTGAGCTTCCTGGTTGGTGTCCATCAAGTGCAGTGGAGCGCTTCCACCATTGGCCGGTCTGCAGGGGAGAGGAAGGCAATTTATGTCCGTCAAAGTGTTGGCCTCCACCAAAGGGACAGGAGCGTGCAGAGCAAAGGAGAACCACGGACCGCATCAAAAACAACTGTGGGGAGGGCGGAGAACTGCTGTATAATAACAGGTCTATAATGTGTATATAAGTGTCACTGGATTACGATAAATAGATGTGTTAATCTGCATTATGTTGGTTATAATAACGGGATTAACAATAACAACTAcgtaatatgaaaaaaatatcagtttgcCTTGATTATAATTATACACATTTTGCTGCCAAAACTAAAATCAATTCAAAGACCAAAAACGTTCAattgaaaaacattataataaaataatatcatAAAATACAAGTGCAATGTGTTACAGctcattttgcagaatatcGTAACAATAACCAgacaaaaaaactacaattttaaacaataaaaaaagctAATACAAATTATCCTTAAGCTCTGAGGACTTGGTTTTCCCAGGCAACACGTGTACACTTGAAATAGACTTATCTGCTCTTTAGTAGATCACGATTCTTCCACTGAAAATTCCTGTCACTATCTAGAGGCAAAATCAGGAGAGATCAATATTGGCCTCTGCTGCCTAGGCTACCCTTCAGAGATCTGAGGGGATAGAAGAGACAGACTATCGATCACTTCGTCAATGTACTGTAACTTCAGGAGCAGGAGAATAAAGGCTTTTTCTAAGACGGAGCGAGGGGGGTAGTGGTTCAGTGCACAAGGTCAGGGATAACAGCAGCATACTGATAGCTCGTATGGTGAAGCAATACCCCAGTTGATAAATACATATGTTCAGCCTGTTTACATCATGACCAATATGCTGCAAAACCTTGAAAGAACAAATGGAAGCATGAAACCACACTATTCGTCCAGCAAAGTCGAGGCTCCATGTACGTCCAGAGACACACTTAGCgccctctgtccccctccctcTAAGGGCCAAACAAGCAGCATCATCCTTCAATGTCAGAGCATCGATTGATCTGCTGCTTAAGCCCCTGCCGTGAGTCGGCATTGGTCAGATACAAAGCCACACAGGGCAATTCATCACTGAGCCCCAAACACTTAGTTTGACAgtcaggaaggaaggaaggagaggaagtaggagaaggagaagaaactGTTAGagcaaaaaggagagagagggagaaagagggagggagagtggacaagcgagagaaagagagaggggatgaggaAAATGCCAGAATGTTTTACAGAGAATATATTCCCCTCAGTAATAAATATGGGTTTTTATGGAGTACAGTGTTTATGGAAAAGAGCGGCAGAAAGTTCTAGTGGCTTTTAGAGTAACCCACCCCACAGCAAGATGGAAGCTGAAGGTGCAATACCAAAGTACTGCACACCACATTTGTTTTATGGTGGTCAGGTGGTTTCAGTAAGCCCCATGGTTGATGTTAATTTAattcatgaataaaaaaataatatttcatcCTCTTAATGCAGAGGTAGTAGTGTTATATCAATTGTATAAATAGTATTAAATAGTCGCAATCATAGTTTCACAATGCAGTGGTAAATAAAACCGCTTTCTACTTTTTAACTACATTCACCTACTGTTACCTCAATAACAGTGTTTGTtggtttattatatattttaattgaatTAAGATTCTCTTGAAGTCACTTTTGCACAGGCTGAGAATGAAAGTGTAAATAAAATAGAGCGTGAACCTTTTGAGGCTCAAATTCGGGCAGCATGACACAGGTGGCACCGACGGACAGCGGACACAGCAGTTTGTTGACGATGCCGTGGACGTGATGAAGAGGTAAAGTGTGCAGGATGACATCATCTTTAGACCACGCCCACTCAGACACCAGACACTGGACCTGTGGATGAAGGACAGGAAAACGCACGCAGTAAACTGTAgtatctgtatttacttcaataAGTCCAGTGAAAAGGAAAATTATCAAAACTACCAAAATTATCaaatgatttgatttatttattttttgcagtcaGCCGTTTGGGTGTATCGTCAGCACGAGTACTTGTTAGTAACATATTACTCTATTAACTGTTTCCTCTTATAAACTGCAATTCTAGCTAGCTGAGAATTATTTGGTAGAATcttaaaaagagagaaaaactaAACATGCCCCTTGATCATATAAGTATATGTGATGAATATACAAGTAGAAATAACTAAGTGCAGTTTTGTTGGTTAATGGagtctttttattttctttctgtaagaatgatgatgatgatcatAATTTCCCTGGGTGCACACATTTTAAGTAAATACTGACACCTAAAAGTAAGTTtactaatttaataaataataataataataataggactCTCCACTTTTCTGGCGTCTgcagggagaggtggagagctGATGTGGGCTTTCTTATTGCACCACAGCTCAGCTGCCACGTGAGGGTCACATCCTTCACCTTCAGATGCACCTGACAGATCCTCATCACAAGGAAAATTTTTAGTCACACCCAACAAAATTTTAGGTGCACGTGCACCCAAAATAGTTACACTATGGAGCCTTTATAGTTGTTAATAATGATTAAACGAGTCCTGTCAATATTTCTTAATAAATAGGTAGTTTTAATGAGAACCTAACAATCTGCAAACAGTTATCTACTGATGACTGAATTGTTTACCATGGCTTGGATGCTGCGGTGTGTGTGCAGTACTCCTTTGGGACGTCCCGTGGTCCCGCTGGTGTAGATGATCATGGCCGACCTTTCATTCCAATCATCGATCGTACTTTTTTCATGAGTATCCACCTCATCTAAACTGTTGAGGTTAGAGGTTGGTGGAAGAGCCAAACATGGAAGACCTAACTTTTGTGCCAGAGGCTCCAGTTTATCAGCAAAAGAATGTCCAGCCACAAGCAGAGAGCTCTGGGAGTCACAAATGATATACTCCAGTTCAGATGGAGGGTGTTTTCTGTACAGGGGAACCGCGGTCCCACCACTTATCCAAGCAGCCCACTGTGCTACTGTGTAGGACGCATCATTGCCACACAGGAAGGAGATTCGTTTACCACCAACATCACCTGTGCCACAACCGAGAGCAGCCCTGATTCTAGCTGCCAGCCACAAACTGCTGCTGTACAGTTGTTTATAACTGTGAGCGCCGCTGTCATCTGTAATTGCAGTTTTGTCTTCATATGAGGCGGCCCGGGCAAATACAGGGCCCTTTGACTTTGGTGCCGTTGTTGTCCATCTATGAGCATTTCTCACAGCTCCAGTTTTGAGGAGCCAGGTCAGTGTTTTCCAGGGACAATGGTTTCTATGAGAGAATTTCCCCTGAGTGCATGAGCGCTTCAAAGAGTGGAAAAAAGCAGCAGAAATACCAAATGCTGATGACATATTGGAGGAACGGAGCCACACTGATCAAGAGAGCTCCATCAGGAAATCCTTTTTGTCTGTAACAAATTAAAGAATACGGATACAATTAATCCTCATTACAAAGcaacacaacataaaacacaactgagaatagtctgtatttgttttttattacagtaaCAGAATAACTGACCCAAACTATGTGAAGAAAGACATTGATCTGACACATACTTCATTTGTTTTCTACTGACTGTCTGGTAATGTATAACGATGTATAATTTGTTATTGTTATGGTGTATAAATGAACCACTTTGACACATACAccaaaataaaacctaaataGAGGTGAAACGCTGAACTGTCAACATCAAGGTTACAAGCGGTAAAACAGGAActatgtcaaaaataaaagacacctgCACGACTTTAAAAAACCCTGTcctagaaaaaaatgtatacgacattatttaaaggcatgagagtgaaataaacaacattttaagcCCTTACCGTGGAAAAGTAAGACAAGAAGCCGGTACGTCCTGTTTCTGTGACGGACCGTGCGTCAGATTCACGGTCCCCAGTGAAACAAGACACGAGCCAATAGTTCCGGCACATAAAAACTGGTGTAAGGAAGAAATGATTATAAGcaatctattttatttatttttatattaccaaATGTAATTGATTAATCTAATAGACAAACCAACAATATTAGTTGTAATTGTACTGCATACTTATACAGAGCATCAAtctaaatatagcatttttaactTTAATCTTTTAATCATTATAGTTGACGCCAAGCTCTGTAATTTCACCTTAGTGTTCAATAAgttgtatattttatgtttataaacTCACGGAACTGCGGCGTCGATTATCCTGGTATTCAAAAAATATCTATCTACTACATATGGGGCTGTTTGGCTGGAGATCATAAGTTTAGTAGCGTGCCAACTAGCTTGGCTGGTATGATCATTACAGTGCAAGTGGGCACAATCAGCCGCCAGCTGGCACTCGCGGGCCTTAGATGAGAGAATGGTACAGACATGGCACACATTCAAAAAGTTTTCACTTCCCTCCCCAAACCCCCTACACTGTGAACGGTGATGGCATGTTCCTAacaaaactgcagcctttgtttCAGAGATCTCCCCTTCACTCTCAGGAATAGTATCGTCAAAGACCACTCGCTCTCGTTTCTGGGGAAAACATTATTCAAGGGGATGCCATGCTACTCCTGCAGCTAGTGTCTGGATGTTTCTGGGATATAATGAATTTACATGACTACAAATACCATTTATTTGTTAACATTTTTTAGGTGCAGATGGTGGTGCCGCGTTTTGGCTCGATGGATCGTTGTAAGAAGAACCAAAACTAGATGTCGACGACGCGCAATTTTGGGATTGTGTCCTGGAAATCGGCCACATTTTGTCGCAAGGGTGAGCGATTACGGATCATGAATGGGAAAATGGGttttacacacatttgtttATAGCTATTTAGCAGACTACCACACAGAGCCAATGTAAAGGTATGGAGAAAACCCATTGTATCGAATTTATGTTTGGTGCCATGGCCTGCTGCCAAGTCAACATCGACTTAAACCACCTGAAAGGATCCTCCACCATATTGGCAGGACGACCA from Periophthalmus magnuspinnatus isolate fPerMag1 chromosome 3, fPerMag1.2.pri, whole genome shotgun sequence includes:
- the acsf3 gene encoding malonate--CoA ligase ACSF3, mitochondrial, producing MSSAFGISAAFFHSLKRSCTQGKFSHRNHCPWKTLTWLLKTGAVRNAHRWTTTAPKSKGPVFARAASYEDKTAITDDSGAHSYKQLYSSSLWLAARIRAALGCGTGDVGGKRISFLCGNDASYTVAQWAAWISGGTAVPLYRKHPPSELEYIICDSQSSLLVAGHSFADKLEPLAQKLGLPCLALPPTSNLNSLDEVDTHEKSTIDDWNERSAMIIYTSGTTGRPKGVLHTHRSIQAMVQCLVSEWAWSKDDVILHTLPLHHVHGIVNKLLCPLSVGATCVMLPEFEPQKVWERLLSSKAPRVNVFMAVPTIYSKLIQYYDQHFTQSHVRDFVKAVCKERIRLMVCGSAALPLPTLRRWEEITGHTLLERYGMTEIGMALSNPLKGPRIPGAVGLPLPGVEVRIAMNNSVSTTIAEGNHRETQVRPGLEAKEGELLVRGASVFREYWNKPQETGESFTADGWFKTGDTAVYKDGVYWIMGRTSVDIIKSGGYKISALEVERHLLAHPDILDVAVVGAPDAVWGQKVTAVVELKQGKNLTLSDLKIWAREHMAPYTIPTGLLLVDQMPRNQMGKVNKKELLRRFFS